One genomic window of Nicotiana sylvestris chromosome 10, ASM39365v2, whole genome shotgun sequence includes the following:
- the LOC138879889 gene encoding uncharacterized protein, with protein sequence MIEKYKQWHEKLSFDLLGYHTTVRTSTGATPYMLVYGTEAVIPAEVEIPSLRIIQEVELDDAERVRSRYKQLALIDGKRMNAVFHGQLYQNRMSKAFNKRVKPR encoded by the coding sequence atgatagagaagtataagcagtggcatgagaagttatcatttgatTTATTGGGATATcacaccacagttcgcacatcaaccggggcaactccctatatgttggtttatggtacagaagcagtcattcccgccgaggtagaaattccctccctgagaatcatacaggaagtagaacttgacgatgcagaaAGGGTAAGGAGTCGCTACAAgcagttagctcttatagatgggaaaagaatgaatgcagttttccatggtcaactttatcagaacagaatgtccaaagccttcaacaaaagagtcaagccgagatag
- the LOC138879891 gene encoding uncharacterized protein, with product MDKLGKDICRDLLYYPKKSWVRAYFEVHSKCDVVENNICETFNSWILASRHKSIITMLEEIRRKIMTRQVDMLKFADTWISDRKCTIFWNADVGFEIGEGLHKHVVNLTDKVCTCRAWQLRGIPCQHVVLAYYHINEEPEQAVEHCYKRDTFLKAYKYFIQPMTNMRMWPETNNPKIEPPKPKPMPGRPQRNRRKGKDEPKKKYGKLSKC from the coding sequence ATGGACAAACTTGGTAAGGATATTTGTAGGGATTTGTTATATTATCCAAAAAAGTCATGGGTTAGAGCTTATTTTGAAGTGCATTCCAAGTGTgatgttgttgaaaataatataTGTGAAACCTTTAATTCATGGATTTTAGCTTCTAGGCATAAATCAATTATAACTATGTTGGAGGAGATTAGAAGGAAAATAATGACTAGGCAAGTGGATATGTTGAAATTTGCTGATACTTGGATATCTGATAGAAAATGTACTATCTTTTGGAATGCTGATGTTGGATTTGAGATTGGAGAAGGGCTGCATAAGCATGTAGTTAATCTGACTGATAAGGTTTGCACTTGTAGAGCTTGGCAGTTGAGGGGTATTCCATGTCAACATGTTGTTCTTGCATACTATCACATAAACGAAGAACCTGAACAGGCAGTAGAGCATTGCTATAAGAGGGATACCTTCTTAAAAGCATACAAGTATTTCATCCAGCCTATGACAAATATGAGGATGTGGCCTGAAACCAACAATCCTAAGATAGAGCCTCCCAAACCTAAACCTATGCCTGGTAGACCTCAGAGGAACAGAAGAAAAGGCAAAGATGAACCAAAAAAGAAATATGGAAAGTTGTCCAAGTGTTGA
- the LOC138879890 gene encoding uncharacterized protein produces MSNFSELTNSSMSPCVAARICKCGVSPKLNTSWTQLNPGRRFFACKIGKKKGGCDYFYWYDDEMPTQAKNIIWGLLKRVKAFEEEKVRAKRRRILLTIVVVLLVVLWKLYD; encoded by the exons ATGTCGAACTTCTCAGAATTGACGAACTCGTCAATGTCACCTTGCGTTGCTGCTCGAATCTGTAAGTGTGGTGTTTCTCCAAAGTTGAATACTTCTTGGACCCAATTAAACCCAGGTCGTAGGTTTTTTGCTTGCAAAATCGGAAAG AAAAAGGGTGGATGTGATTATTTCTATTGGTATGACGATGAGATGCCTACTCAAGCGAAGAATATAATTTGGGGTTTATTAAAGAGAGTCAAAGCCTTTGAAGAGGAGAAAGTTCGAGCAAAAAGAAGACGGATCCTTTTGACGATTGTTGTTGTATTGTTGGTCGTTTTATGGAAACTGTATGACTGA